One genomic segment of Hevea brasiliensis isolate MT/VB/25A 57/8 chromosome 3, ASM3005281v1, whole genome shotgun sequence includes these proteins:
- the LOC110645980 gene encoding LOW QUALITY PROTEIN: pentatricopeptide repeat-containing protein At2g33760 (The sequence of the model RefSeq protein was modified relative to this genomic sequence to represent the inferred CDS: deleted 1 base in 1 codon) has product MLKLRNQTTRLVLNHENLRFLSASTAAAIADGILQPQFHSQTTVDLNTQVKKMSPPHFSLSVDPKFFISTLMNCKNLFQIKQVHALVTTNGMLHSLTVANKLLYEYAHHRDLADASVLFDKMGERDCVSWSVLIGGFAKVGDYMHCLETFRELIRYGVQPDNYTLPFVIKACRDKMGLMIGRLVHCIVMKYGFHLDRFVCASLVDMYAKCGVIEDAKQLFDKMSSKDLVTWTVMIGAYAECGNANESLVLFDQMREEGFVPDEIAMVAIVNACAKLCAMNKARQVHDYVNRSKISMGVILGTAMIDMYAKCGSVDSAREIFDRMQQKNFISWSAMIAAYGYHGQGKKALELFPMMLSSGIKPNNITFVSLLYACSHSGLVEDGLRLFSLMWESYGVRPDIKHYTCMVDLLGRAGRLNEALGFIENTTVEKDEGLWSALLGACRIHKDIDLAEKAAKSLFELRPQNPGPYILLSNIYANAGRSKDVAKVRDLMTKRRLKKIPGYTWIEVDNIIYQFSVGDCTHPRTKEIHEMLKTLSRKLELAGYVPDTNFVLQEVDEETKLGILYTHSEKLAIAFGLIATPEGTAIRISKNLRICGDCHTFSKFASAITQREIIVRDSSRFHHFKEGACSCGDYW; this is encoded by the exons ATGTTAAAACTTAGAAACCAAACAACTCGTCTTGTCCTTAACCATGAAAATCTTCGCTTTCTCTCTGCTTCAACAGCTGCAGCCATTGCAGATGGCATTCTTCAACCTCAATTTCATTCACAAACCACCGTAGACCTCAATACCCAGGTAAAGAAAATGTCACCCCCTCATTTTTCACTCTCTGTAGACCCTAAATTCTTCATCTCTACACTCATGAACTGTAAAAACTTATTTCAAATTAAACAAGTTCATGCACTTGTAACTACTAATGGTATGCTTCATAGCCTCACCGTTGCTAACAAGCTACTATACGAATATGCACATCACAGAGATTTGGCTGATGCTTCTGTCTTGTTTGATAAAATGGGAGAGAGGGATTGTGTTTCTTGGAGTGTGTTGATTGGTGGGTTTGCCAAGGTAGGTGATTACATGCATTGTTTGGAGACTTTTAGGGAGCTTATTAGATATGGAGTGCAACCAGATAATTATACGTTGCCTTTTGTGATAAAGGCTTGTAGGGATAAGATGGGATTGATGATTGGTAGACTTGTTCATTGCATTGTTATGAAATATGGGTTCCACTTAGATCGTTTTGTTTGTGCTTCTTTAGTTGATATGTATGCTAAATGTGGGGTGATTGAGGATGCCAAGCAGTTGTTTGACAAAATGTCCAGTAAAGACCTCGTAACCTGGACAGTTATGATTGGTGCGTATGCTGAATGTGGAAATGCCAACGAGTCGCTGGTTTTGTTTGACCAGATGAGGGAAGAAGGTTTTGTGCCTGATGAGATTGCTATGGTGGCTATTGTGAATGCATGTGCTAAATTGTGTGCTATGAATAAGGCTAGGCAGGTTCACGATTATGTAAATAGAAGTAAGATTTCTATGGGTGTGATACTGGGCACGGCGATGATTGATATGTATGCCAAGTGTGGAAGCGTTGATTCTGCAAGAGAAATCTTTGATAGGATGcaacaaaaaaattttatttcttgGAGTGCAATGATTGCAGCTTATGGTTATCATGGGCAAGGCAAGAAAGCTCTAGAATTGTTTCCTATGATGTTGAGTAGTGGGATAAAACCAAATAACATCACTTTTGTTTCCCTATTATATGCTTGTAGTCATTCAGGCTTGGTTGAAGATGGTCTTCGGCTTTTCTCGTTGATGTGGGAAAGTTATGGTGTGAGG CCAGATATAAAGCACTATACTTGTATGGTTGACCTCCTGGGGCGAGCTGGGAGACTAAATGAGGCATTGGGATTTATTGAAAATACGACGGTTGAGAAAGACGAGGGTTTGTGGTCTGCTTTGCTTGGAGCCTGCAGGATCCATAAGGATATAGACTTGGCAGAGAAGGCAGCAAAATCTCTTTTTGAGCTACGGCCCCAGAATCCTGGGCCTTATATATTGCTTTCAAACATTTATGCAAATGCAGGGAGGTCGAAAGATGTGGCAAAGGTTAGAGATCTGATGACCAAAAGGAGATTGAAGAAAATTCCGGGTTATACTTGGATTGAAGTGGATAACATAATCTATCAATTCAGTGTCGGAGATTGTACTCATCCTCGTACAAAGGAGATCCATGAGATGCTGAAGACTTTGAGTCGGAAGTTGGAATTGGCTGGTTATGTCCCTGATACAAACTTTGTGTTACAAGAAGTTGATGAGGAAACAAAGCTTGGTATTCTTTACACTCATAGTGAGAAGTTAGCAATCGCATTTGGCCTTATTGCCACACCCGAGGGAACTGCTATCAGGATATCAAAGAACCTTAGGATTTGTGGTGATTGTCACACATTTAGCAAGTTTGCATCAGCTATTACACAGAGAGAGATCATTGTTCGAGATTCTAGCCGCTTTCACCACTTCAAGGAAGGGGCTTGTTCTTGTGGAGActattggtaa